A window of Chitinophaga sp. MM2321 contains these coding sequences:
- a CDS encoding DUF6786 family protein, with translation MTGCKENSSDKAPVAITFGQDADFLHEHLEDVVVLQHANDSSQVLVSGDYQARVMTSTTGGRQGKSYGWINYDLIRSGKYNPHINAFGGEERIWLGPEGGQYALFFPPGAPFDFNNWQTPGLLDTAKFTQVNKTNSSVTYSKSDSLKNYAGTNFDITLTRRISLLDKSIFEKQAGITLPPGVSLVAYETENTLTNSGAAAWNEHTGLLSIWLLGMYRPSDQTVIAAPFKPLANAREYITDDYFGKISPEYLQVKDSVLLLKADGKSRGKIGLSPQVARPIAGSVDLNSGSITLISFSIADTGHYVNSKWEQQQAPYKGDVLNCYNDGPLADGTQMGPFYELESSSDARALQPGESIVYRQVTAHIEGDKTAMNQLAQSIWQLSLEQIANSFPAK, from the coding sequence ATGACAGGATGTAAGGAAAACAGTTCCGATAAAGCACCGGTTGCGATAACATTCGGACAGGATGCAGACTTTTTGCACGAGCACCTGGAAGATGTAGTTGTACTGCAACATGCAAACGACAGCAGCCAGGTATTGGTAAGTGGCGACTACCAGGCGCGTGTAATGACCAGTACCACCGGTGGCCGCCAGGGAAAGAGCTATGGATGGATCAACTATGACCTGATCAGGTCTGGTAAATACAATCCGCATATTAATGCCTTTGGCGGAGAAGAACGCATATGGCTGGGCCCTGAGGGCGGTCAGTATGCCCTGTTCTTTCCTCCCGGTGCTCCTTTTGATTTCAACAACTGGCAAACACCGGGACTGCTGGATACGGCAAAATTTACGCAGGTAAATAAAACCAACAGCAGCGTTACCTATAGTAAAAGCGACTCGCTGAAAAACTATGCCGGAACAAATTTCGACATCACCCTTACACGCAGGATCTCTTTATTAGATAAATCTATTTTTGAAAAACAGGCTGGTATTACGCTGCCGCCAGGCGTAAGTCTCGTAGCCTATGAAACGGAGAATACGCTCACTAACAGCGGCGCCGCAGCATGGAACGAGCACACCGGCCTTTTATCTATCTGGCTGCTGGGCATGTACCGCCCATCCGATCAAACAGTGATTGCTGCCCCTTTCAAGCCACTGGCGAATGCAAGGGAATATATCACCGATGACTACTTCGGAAAAATTTCTCCTGAGTACCTACAGGTAAAAGATAGCGTATTGCTGCTGAAAGCTGATGGTAAATCAAGAGGTAAAATAGGGTTAAGTCCGCAGGTAGCCCGGCCCATAGCCGGTAGTGTGGATCTGAACAGCGGCAGTATTACCCTGATCAGTTTCTCTATTGCAGATACCGGGCATTATGTCAATTCAAAATGGGAGCAGCAGCAGGCGCCTTACAAAGGCGATGTGCTGAACTGCTACAATGATGGTCCCCTGGCCGATGGAACGCAGATGGGCCCCTTCTATGAACTGGAATCCTCTTCTGATGCGCGCGCACTACAACCCGGTGAATCCATCGTATACCGGCAGGTAACCGCACATATAGAAGGAGATAAAACGGCGATGAACCAGCTCGCACAAAGTATCTGGCAGCTATCGCTGGAACAGATAGCAAACAGTTTTCCTGCTAAATAA
- a CDS encoding fumarylacetoacetate hydrolase family protein, whose amino-acid sequence MNDLKLYKTSKGIFVEYQEHWYTINAVWDELVNRKDLYNNIKSELAKLSPQQDAAALVQQHILPPIGDQEVWAAGVTYYRSKVARMDESEIAGGASFYDKVYEAARPELFFKATPQRTVGHEQEIYIRRDSTWNVPEPELTLFINKYAQIAGYTIGNDMSSRSIEGENPLYLPQAKSYDKSAAIGPCLLITEHPIPQDTTIAMKIQRNGEELFNDSILINQMKRTHTELVEYLYRECSFPNGCFLMTGTCLVPENNFTLHEKDQIEIKIDHIGILRNTVKVNNS is encoded by the coding sequence ATGAATGATTTAAAACTCTATAAGACCAGCAAAGGAATTTTTGTGGAATATCAGGAGCATTGGTATACTATCAACGCAGTATGGGATGAACTGGTGAACAGAAAAGATTTGTATAACAACATTAAGTCGGAGCTGGCAAAGTTGTCACCACAACAGGATGCAGCGGCTTTGGTGCAACAACACATATTGCCGCCCATCGGCGATCAGGAAGTGTGGGCAGCTGGTGTAACATATTACCGTAGTAAGGTAGCCAGGATGGATGAATCGGAGATTGCAGGCGGCGCCAGTTTTTATGATAAAGTATACGAGGCCGCACGCCCCGAACTTTTCTTCAAAGCCACACCACAACGCACAGTAGGGCATGAGCAGGAAATTTATATCCGCCGCGATTCTACCTGGAATGTACCTGAACCTGAACTAACGCTGTTTATAAATAAATATGCGCAGATAGCAGGGTATACTATCGGTAATGACATGAGCTCACGCAGTATAGAAGGGGAAAATCCTTTGTATCTGCCGCAGGCAAAATCATATGATAAAAGCGCCGCCATCGGGCCTTGCCTGCTGATAACGGAACATCCGATTCCGCAGGACACTACCATTGCCATGAAGATCCAGCGGAACGGAGAGGAACTCTTCAACGACAGTATCCTGATCAATCAGATGAAACGCACACACACGGAACTGGTGGAATACCTTTACAGGGAGTGTAGTTTTCCGAATGGCTGTTTCTTAATGACAGGTACCTGCCTGGTTCCGGAGAACAATTTTACATTACATGAGAAAGATCAGATAGAGATAAAAATCGATCACATCGGCATATTGCGCAACACCGTAAAAGTAAATAACAGTTGA